The Dunckerocampus dactyliophorus isolate RoL2022-P2 chromosome 16, RoL_Ddac_1.1, whole genome shotgun sequence genome includes a window with the following:
- the map7d2a gene encoding MAP7 domain-containing protein 2a isoform X2 has product MDKIGATSGTVAVEKMAPPTVPLLPDKRSVTNGHSLPAGAGKTTNMEKKPLLNGYSSPSHLVANVSSNHVGKPIIEGFLKTDDRMRLAKERREERERSLAAREQLIREKERRAQLQYERTVEERWKRLEEQKHKEELRRAAVEEKRRQQLEEERERLEALMRRSLERSLHLEHRHKRWSRGCPIGAGDSENAPLSFSAASALSHGLASPLPAVSESAPCSPRRSPLCNSRSPADSHRAAGVLEGSRSTPNTPKKERLHREKRTGSPRCGLIVRRSESPAHVIKQLTSTTTSKLASKTRTHSPSYIHEYHHSPTRHRPTNDKKSEDKKTDKHNKHSAGKNNLHIPNAVDICKARSSESLRGDTPEKKGDFSQKNTETITHDGEKKRGKAAASITNAEEASRLLAERRRQARAQKELEDKKREQADEERLKEEQLRRQLTQEQRHQQQEPKDRGKNGADADKTKQEGDKQQQDVHEKELMEREKAKVQAQEEAERQRQDREHQVQQEEEERQLRKKRIEEIMKRTRKGEADVKDEQVETKSPPGEGKAVLSEAQKYFKEYKDQGKSQGERNGKKDASAQMDQHVHNSTQQVMPALNVPDKKLDMGGMLKQREVQVNKQPKMNIIKAIHPFKKAPTNETDVKGKDVNGVVRDAGSVPKRGHVTTEVNTPHVASSEKKTEVAPKPRSPPVIHLESLEVKRSCDEMQPMDVSPTSKEELISITEFSPVNEIQHCGISNTRALQDLMDLTGSITCSKVTSQDNVGDCNKNLIEGVVSPMTDSKLIGTSPPSSNQVSIH; this is encoded by the exons ATGGATAAAATAGGCGCAACATCCGGCACTGTGGCAG TTGAAAAGATGGCACCGCCAACTGTCCCGCTACTTCCTGATAAGAGAAGTGTAACAAATGGTCACAGCTTGCCAGCCGGAGCTGGAAAAACAA CTAACATGGAGAAGAAGCCTCTCCTAAATGGATATTCATCACCTTCACACTTGGTGGCTAATGTCAGTAGCAACCATGTGGGCAAACCCA TCATTGAAGGTTTCTTGAAGACCGATGACAGGATGCGTTTAGCCAAAGAGAGACGAGAGGAAAGGGAGAGAAGCCTTG CGGCACGGGAGCAGCTGATCAGGGAGAAGGAGCGGCGAGCTCAGTTGCAGTACGAGCGCACAGTGGAGGAGCGCTGGAAACGTCTGGAGGAGCAGAAGCACAAAGAGGAGCTCCGGAGGGCAGCCGTGGAAGAGAAGCGAAGGcagcagctggaggaggagagg GAGCGGCTGGAGGCCCTGATGAGACGCTCTCTGGAGCGCAGCCTACACCTGGAGCACAGACACAAACGCTGGAGCAGAGGCTGCCCCATTGGAGCAG GTGACAGTGAGAATGCACCGCTCTCTTTCTCTGCTGCCTCCGCCCTTTCCCATGGCCTTGCCTCCCCTCTTCCTGCTGTCAGCGAATCTG CGCCCTGCAGCCCTCGCAGGTCTCCTTTGTGCAACTCACGGAGCCCCGCTGATTCCCATCGAGCAGCAGGAGTCCTGGAAGGCTCCCGGTCCACTCCCAACACACCCAAG AAGGAGCGTCTGCACAGGGAGAAAAGGACTGGCTCTCCGCGCTGTGGACTCATAGTGAGAAGATCTGAATCTCCTGCTCATGTCATCAAACAGCTGACCTCTACAACTACTTCCAA GCTGGCTTCTAAGACGCGCACGCATTCTCCCAGCTACATCCACGAGTACCACCACTCTCCCACCAGACATCGGCCCACCAATGACAAGAAAAGTGAAGATAAAAAGACagacaaacacaacaaacactctgCAGGCAAAAACAACCTCCACATCCCCAATGCAGTGGACATCTGTAAAGCCAGATCTTCTGAAAGCCTCAGAGGTGACACACCAGAGAAAAAAGGGGACTTTTCACAGAAGAATACAGAGACTATCACTCACGACGGAGAGAAGAaaagag GGAAGGCCGCCGCGAGCATAACCAACGCAGAGGAGGCTAGCAGGCTGTTAGCGGAGCGTAGACGCCAGGCACGGGCGCAGAAAGAACTGGAGGACAAAAAACGAGAGCAAGCGGATGAAGAAAG ACTGAAAGAAGAACAGCTGAGGAGGCAACTAACACAAGAGCAACGGCATCAGCAGCAGGAGCCCAAGGACAGGGGGAAGAATGGTGCAGATGCTGATAagacaaaacaagaaggggaCAAACAACAGCAGGATGTGCATGAGAAGGAATTGATGGAG AGAGAAAAGGCCAAAGTTCAAGCACAAGAAGAAGCTGAGCGCCAGCGTCAAGACAGAGAACATCAGGTGcaacaggaagaggaggagaggcaGCTAAGGAAAAAG AGAATCGAGGAGATCATGAAGAGAACGAGGAAAGGGGAAGCTGACGTAAAG GACGAACAGGTGGAGACCAAGTCACCACCAG GGGAAGGAAAAGCTGTTCTAAGTGAAGCTCAGAAATACTTTAAAGAGTATAAAGACCAGGGCAAAAGCCAGGGTGAGAGGAATGGGAAGAAAGATGCTTCAGCGCAGATGGACCAGCATGTTCACAACAGCACTCAACAAGTGATGCCAGCACTCAATGTTCCTGACAAGAAGCTGGACATGGGGGGCATGCTCAAACAGAGGGAGGTGCAGGTGAATAAGCAGccaaaaatgaacatcataaaagcCATACATCCATtcaaaaaagcaccaacaaatGAAACAGATGTCAAGGGTAAGGATGTGAATGGAGTGGTCAGGGATGCAGGAAGTGTCCCAAAGAGAGGTCATGTGACTACAGAGGTAAACACACCGCATGTGGCGTCCTCTGAGAAGAAAACTGAAGTAGCTCCAAAGCCCAGATCACCACCTGTCATACATCTGGAGTCGCTGGAAGTCAAGCGGTCTTGTGACGAGATGCAGCCCATGGACGTCAG CCCAACTTCCAAGGAGGAATTGATTTCCATCACAGAATTCTCACCAGTTAATGAAATCCAACACTGCGGCATAAGTAACACCCGGGCTCTCCAGGACCTGATGGACCTGACAGGCAGCATCACTTGCTCCAAAGTCACCTCTCAAGACAACGTAGGTGACTGTAACAAAAACCTGATCGAGGGGGTTGTCAGCCCCATGACGGACTCTAAGCTCATTGGAACGTCGCCGCCATCCTCAAATCAAGTTAGCATCCATTAG
- the map7d2a gene encoding MAP7 domain-containing protein 2a isoform X1, producing MDKIGATSGTVAVEKMAPPTVPLLPDKRSVTNGHSLPAGAGKTTNMEKKPLLNGYSSPSHLVANVSSNHVGKPIIEGFLKTDDRMRLAKERREERERSLAAREQLIREKERRAQLQYERTVEERWKRLEEQKHKEELRRAAVEEKRRQQLEEERERLEALMRRSLERSLHLEHRHKRWSRGCPIGAGDSENAPLSFSAASALSHGLASPLPAVSESAPCSPRRSPLCNSRSPADSHRAAGVLEGSRSTPNTPKKERLHREKRTGSPRCGLIVRRSESPAHVIKQLTSTTTSKLASKTRTHSPSYIHEYHHSPTRHRPTNDKKSEDKKTDKHNKHSAGKNNLHIPNAVDICKARSSESLRGDTPEKKGDFSQKNTETITHDGEKKRESSPCTVTGKAAASITNAEEASRLLAERRRQARAQKELEDKKREQADEERLKEEQLRRQLTQEQRHQQQEPKDRGKNGADADKTKQEGDKQQQDVHEKELMEREKAKVQAQEEAERQRQDREHQVQQEEEERQLRKKRIEEIMKRTRKGEADVKDEQVETKSPPGEGKAVLSEAQKYFKEYKDQGKSQGERNGKKDASAQMDQHVHNSTQQVMPALNVPDKKLDMGGMLKQREVQVNKQPKMNIIKAIHPFKKAPTNETDVKGKDVNGVVRDAGSVPKRGHVTTEVNTPHVASSEKKTEVAPKPRSPPVIHLESLEVKRSCDEMQPMDVSPTSKEELISITEFSPVNEIQHCGISNTRALQDLMDLTGSITCSKVTSQDNVGDCNKNLIEGVVSPMTDSKLIGTSPPSSNQVSIH from the exons ATGGATAAAATAGGCGCAACATCCGGCACTGTGGCAG TTGAAAAGATGGCACCGCCAACTGTCCCGCTACTTCCTGATAAGAGAAGTGTAACAAATGGTCACAGCTTGCCAGCCGGAGCTGGAAAAACAA CTAACATGGAGAAGAAGCCTCTCCTAAATGGATATTCATCACCTTCACACTTGGTGGCTAATGTCAGTAGCAACCATGTGGGCAAACCCA TCATTGAAGGTTTCTTGAAGACCGATGACAGGATGCGTTTAGCCAAAGAGAGACGAGAGGAAAGGGAGAGAAGCCTTG CGGCACGGGAGCAGCTGATCAGGGAGAAGGAGCGGCGAGCTCAGTTGCAGTACGAGCGCACAGTGGAGGAGCGCTGGAAACGTCTGGAGGAGCAGAAGCACAAAGAGGAGCTCCGGAGGGCAGCCGTGGAAGAGAAGCGAAGGcagcagctggaggaggagagg GAGCGGCTGGAGGCCCTGATGAGACGCTCTCTGGAGCGCAGCCTACACCTGGAGCACAGACACAAACGCTGGAGCAGAGGCTGCCCCATTGGAGCAG GTGACAGTGAGAATGCACCGCTCTCTTTCTCTGCTGCCTCCGCCCTTTCCCATGGCCTTGCCTCCCCTCTTCCTGCTGTCAGCGAATCTG CGCCCTGCAGCCCTCGCAGGTCTCCTTTGTGCAACTCACGGAGCCCCGCTGATTCCCATCGAGCAGCAGGAGTCCTGGAAGGCTCCCGGTCCACTCCCAACACACCCAAG AAGGAGCGTCTGCACAGGGAGAAAAGGACTGGCTCTCCGCGCTGTGGACTCATAGTGAGAAGATCTGAATCTCCTGCTCATGTCATCAAACAGCTGACCTCTACAACTACTTCCAA GCTGGCTTCTAAGACGCGCACGCATTCTCCCAGCTACATCCACGAGTACCACCACTCTCCCACCAGACATCGGCCCACCAATGACAAGAAAAGTGAAGATAAAAAGACagacaaacacaacaaacactctgCAGGCAAAAACAACCTCCACATCCCCAATGCAGTGGACATCTGTAAAGCCAGATCTTCTGAAAGCCTCAGAGGTGACACACCAGAGAAAAAAGGGGACTTTTCACAGAAGAATACAGAGACTATCACTCACGACGGAGAGAAGAaaagag AATCCTCGCCATGCACGGTTACAGGGAAGGCCGCCGCGAGCATAACCAACGCAGAGGAGGCTAGCAGGCTGTTAGCGGAGCGTAGACGCCAGGCACGGGCGCAGAAAGAACTGGAGGACAAAAAACGAGAGCAAGCGGATGAAGAAAG ACTGAAAGAAGAACAGCTGAGGAGGCAACTAACACAAGAGCAACGGCATCAGCAGCAGGAGCCCAAGGACAGGGGGAAGAATGGTGCAGATGCTGATAagacaaaacaagaaggggaCAAACAACAGCAGGATGTGCATGAGAAGGAATTGATGGAG AGAGAAAAGGCCAAAGTTCAAGCACAAGAAGAAGCTGAGCGCCAGCGTCAAGACAGAGAACATCAGGTGcaacaggaagaggaggagaggcaGCTAAGGAAAAAG AGAATCGAGGAGATCATGAAGAGAACGAGGAAAGGGGAAGCTGACGTAAAG GACGAACAGGTGGAGACCAAGTCACCACCAG GGGAAGGAAAAGCTGTTCTAAGTGAAGCTCAGAAATACTTTAAAGAGTATAAAGACCAGGGCAAAAGCCAGGGTGAGAGGAATGGGAAGAAAGATGCTTCAGCGCAGATGGACCAGCATGTTCACAACAGCACTCAACAAGTGATGCCAGCACTCAATGTTCCTGACAAGAAGCTGGACATGGGGGGCATGCTCAAACAGAGGGAGGTGCAGGTGAATAAGCAGccaaaaatgaacatcataaaagcCATACATCCATtcaaaaaagcaccaacaaatGAAACAGATGTCAAGGGTAAGGATGTGAATGGAGTGGTCAGGGATGCAGGAAGTGTCCCAAAGAGAGGTCATGTGACTACAGAGGTAAACACACCGCATGTGGCGTCCTCTGAGAAGAAAACTGAAGTAGCTCCAAAGCCCAGATCACCACCTGTCATACATCTGGAGTCGCTGGAAGTCAAGCGGTCTTGTGACGAGATGCAGCCCATGGACGTCAG CCCAACTTCCAAGGAGGAATTGATTTCCATCACAGAATTCTCACCAGTTAATGAAATCCAACACTGCGGCATAAGTAACACCCGGGCTCTCCAGGACCTGATGGACCTGACAGGCAGCATCACTTGCTCCAAAGTCACCTCTCAAGACAACGTAGGTGACTGTAACAAAAACCTGATCGAGGGGGTTGTCAGCCCCATGACGGACTCTAAGCTCATTGGAACGTCGCCGCCATCCTCAAATCAAGTTAGCATCCATTAG
- the map7d2a gene encoding MAP7 domain-containing protein 2a isoform X4: MDKIGATSGTVAVEKMAPPTVPLLPDKRSVTNGHSLPAGAGKTTNMEKKPLLNGYSSPSHLVANVSSNHVGKPIIEGFLKTDDRMRLAKERREERERSLAAREQLIREKERRAQLQYERTVEERWKRLEEQKHKEELRRAAVEEKRRQQLEEERERLEALMRRSLERSLHLEHRHKRWSRGCPIGAAPCSPRRSPLCNSRSPADSHRAAGVLEGSRSTPNTPKKERLHREKRTGSPRCGLIVRRSESPAHVIKQLTSTTTSKLASKTRTHSPSYIHEYHHSPTRHRPTNDKKSEDKKTDKHNKHSAGKNNLHIPNAVDICKARSSESLRGDTPEKKGDFSQKNTETITHDGEKKRESSPCTVTGKAAASITNAEEASRLLAERRRQARAQKELEDKKREQADEERLKEEQLRRQLTQEQRHQQQEPKDRGKNGADADKTKQEGDKQQQDVHEKELMEREKAKVQAQEEAERQRQDREHQVQQEEEERQLRKKRIEEIMKRTRKGEADVKDEQVETKSPPGEGKAVLSEAQKYFKEYKDQGKSQGERNGKKDASAQMDQHVHNSTQQVMPALNVPDKKLDMGGMLKQREVQVNKQPKMNIIKAIHPFKKAPTNETDVKGKDVNGVVRDAGSVPKRGHVTTEVNTPHVASSEKKTEVAPKPRSPPVIHLESLEVKRSCDEMQPMDVSPTSKEELISITEFSPVNEIQHCGISNTRALQDLMDLTGSITCSKVTSQDNVGDCNKNLIEGVVSPMTDSKLIGTSPPSSNQVSIH; encoded by the exons ATGGATAAAATAGGCGCAACATCCGGCACTGTGGCAG TTGAAAAGATGGCACCGCCAACTGTCCCGCTACTTCCTGATAAGAGAAGTGTAACAAATGGTCACAGCTTGCCAGCCGGAGCTGGAAAAACAA CTAACATGGAGAAGAAGCCTCTCCTAAATGGATATTCATCACCTTCACACTTGGTGGCTAATGTCAGTAGCAACCATGTGGGCAAACCCA TCATTGAAGGTTTCTTGAAGACCGATGACAGGATGCGTTTAGCCAAAGAGAGACGAGAGGAAAGGGAGAGAAGCCTTG CGGCACGGGAGCAGCTGATCAGGGAGAAGGAGCGGCGAGCTCAGTTGCAGTACGAGCGCACAGTGGAGGAGCGCTGGAAACGTCTGGAGGAGCAGAAGCACAAAGAGGAGCTCCGGAGGGCAGCCGTGGAAGAGAAGCGAAGGcagcagctggaggaggagagg GAGCGGCTGGAGGCCCTGATGAGACGCTCTCTGGAGCGCAGCCTACACCTGGAGCACAGACACAAACGCTGGAGCAGAGGCTGCCCCATTGGAGCAG CGCCCTGCAGCCCTCGCAGGTCTCCTTTGTGCAACTCACGGAGCCCCGCTGATTCCCATCGAGCAGCAGGAGTCCTGGAAGGCTCCCGGTCCACTCCCAACACACCCAAG AAGGAGCGTCTGCACAGGGAGAAAAGGACTGGCTCTCCGCGCTGTGGACTCATAGTGAGAAGATCTGAATCTCCTGCTCATGTCATCAAACAGCTGACCTCTACAACTACTTCCAA GCTGGCTTCTAAGACGCGCACGCATTCTCCCAGCTACATCCACGAGTACCACCACTCTCCCACCAGACATCGGCCCACCAATGACAAGAAAAGTGAAGATAAAAAGACagacaaacacaacaaacactctgCAGGCAAAAACAACCTCCACATCCCCAATGCAGTGGACATCTGTAAAGCCAGATCTTCTGAAAGCCTCAGAGGTGACACACCAGAGAAAAAAGGGGACTTTTCACAGAAGAATACAGAGACTATCACTCACGACGGAGAGAAGAaaagag AATCCTCGCCATGCACGGTTACAGGGAAGGCCGCCGCGAGCATAACCAACGCAGAGGAGGCTAGCAGGCTGTTAGCGGAGCGTAGACGCCAGGCACGGGCGCAGAAAGAACTGGAGGACAAAAAACGAGAGCAAGCGGATGAAGAAAG ACTGAAAGAAGAACAGCTGAGGAGGCAACTAACACAAGAGCAACGGCATCAGCAGCAGGAGCCCAAGGACAGGGGGAAGAATGGTGCAGATGCTGATAagacaaaacaagaaggggaCAAACAACAGCAGGATGTGCATGAGAAGGAATTGATGGAG AGAGAAAAGGCCAAAGTTCAAGCACAAGAAGAAGCTGAGCGCCAGCGTCAAGACAGAGAACATCAGGTGcaacaggaagaggaggagaggcaGCTAAGGAAAAAG AGAATCGAGGAGATCATGAAGAGAACGAGGAAAGGGGAAGCTGACGTAAAG GACGAACAGGTGGAGACCAAGTCACCACCAG GGGAAGGAAAAGCTGTTCTAAGTGAAGCTCAGAAATACTTTAAAGAGTATAAAGACCAGGGCAAAAGCCAGGGTGAGAGGAATGGGAAGAAAGATGCTTCAGCGCAGATGGACCAGCATGTTCACAACAGCACTCAACAAGTGATGCCAGCACTCAATGTTCCTGACAAGAAGCTGGACATGGGGGGCATGCTCAAACAGAGGGAGGTGCAGGTGAATAAGCAGccaaaaatgaacatcataaaagcCATACATCCATtcaaaaaagcaccaacaaatGAAACAGATGTCAAGGGTAAGGATGTGAATGGAGTGGTCAGGGATGCAGGAAGTGTCCCAAAGAGAGGTCATGTGACTACAGAGGTAAACACACCGCATGTGGCGTCCTCTGAGAAGAAAACTGAAGTAGCTCCAAAGCCCAGATCACCACCTGTCATACATCTGGAGTCGCTGGAAGTCAAGCGGTCTTGTGACGAGATGCAGCCCATGGACGTCAG CCCAACTTCCAAGGAGGAATTGATTTCCATCACAGAATTCTCACCAGTTAATGAAATCCAACACTGCGGCATAAGTAACACCCGGGCTCTCCAGGACCTGATGGACCTGACAGGCAGCATCACTTGCTCCAAAGTCACCTCTCAAGACAACGTAGGTGACTGTAACAAAAACCTGATCGAGGGGGTTGTCAGCCCCATGACGGACTCTAAGCTCATTGGAACGTCGCCGCCATCCTCAAATCAAGTTAGCATCCATTAG
- the map7d2a gene encoding MAP7 domain-containing protein 2a isoform X3 produces MAPPTVPLLPDKRSVTNGHSLPAGAGKTTNMEKKPLLNGYSSPSHLVANVSSNHVGKPIIEGFLKTDDRMRLAKERREERERSLAAREQLIREKERRAQLQYERTVEERWKRLEEQKHKEELRRAAVEEKRRQQLEEERERLEALMRRSLERSLHLEHRHKRWSRGCPIGAGDSENAPLSFSAASALSHGLASPLPAVSESAPCSPRRSPLCNSRSPADSHRAAGVLEGSRSTPNTPKKERLHREKRTGSPRCGLIVRRSESPAHVIKQLTSTTTSKLASKTRTHSPSYIHEYHHSPTRHRPTNDKKSEDKKTDKHNKHSAGKNNLHIPNAVDICKARSSESLRGDTPEKKGDFSQKNTETITHDGEKKRESSPCTVTGKAAASITNAEEASRLLAERRRQARAQKELEDKKREQADEERLKEEQLRRQLTQEQRHQQQEPKDRGKNGADADKTKQEGDKQQQDVHEKELMEREKAKVQAQEEAERQRQDREHQVQQEEEERQLRKKRIEEIMKRTRKGEADVKDEQVETKSPPGEGKAVLSEAQKYFKEYKDQGKSQGERNGKKDASAQMDQHVHNSTQQVMPALNVPDKKLDMGGMLKQREVQVNKQPKMNIIKAIHPFKKAPTNETDVKGKDVNGVVRDAGSVPKRGHVTTEVNTPHVASSEKKTEVAPKPRSPPVIHLESLEVKRSCDEMQPMDVSPTSKEELISITEFSPVNEIQHCGISNTRALQDLMDLTGSITCSKVTSQDNVGDCNKNLIEGVVSPMTDSKLIGTSPPSSNQVSIH; encoded by the exons ATGGCACCGCCAACTGTCCCGCTACTTCCTGATAAGAGAAGTGTAACAAATGGTCACAGCTTGCCAGCCGGAGCTGGAAAAACAA CTAACATGGAGAAGAAGCCTCTCCTAAATGGATATTCATCACCTTCACACTTGGTGGCTAATGTCAGTAGCAACCATGTGGGCAAACCCA TCATTGAAGGTTTCTTGAAGACCGATGACAGGATGCGTTTAGCCAAAGAGAGACGAGAGGAAAGGGAGAGAAGCCTTG CGGCACGGGAGCAGCTGATCAGGGAGAAGGAGCGGCGAGCTCAGTTGCAGTACGAGCGCACAGTGGAGGAGCGCTGGAAACGTCTGGAGGAGCAGAAGCACAAAGAGGAGCTCCGGAGGGCAGCCGTGGAAGAGAAGCGAAGGcagcagctggaggaggagagg GAGCGGCTGGAGGCCCTGATGAGACGCTCTCTGGAGCGCAGCCTACACCTGGAGCACAGACACAAACGCTGGAGCAGAGGCTGCCCCATTGGAGCAG GTGACAGTGAGAATGCACCGCTCTCTTTCTCTGCTGCCTCCGCCCTTTCCCATGGCCTTGCCTCCCCTCTTCCTGCTGTCAGCGAATCTG CGCCCTGCAGCCCTCGCAGGTCTCCTTTGTGCAACTCACGGAGCCCCGCTGATTCCCATCGAGCAGCAGGAGTCCTGGAAGGCTCCCGGTCCACTCCCAACACACCCAAG AAGGAGCGTCTGCACAGGGAGAAAAGGACTGGCTCTCCGCGCTGTGGACTCATAGTGAGAAGATCTGAATCTCCTGCTCATGTCATCAAACAGCTGACCTCTACAACTACTTCCAA GCTGGCTTCTAAGACGCGCACGCATTCTCCCAGCTACATCCACGAGTACCACCACTCTCCCACCAGACATCGGCCCACCAATGACAAGAAAAGTGAAGATAAAAAGACagacaaacacaacaaacactctgCAGGCAAAAACAACCTCCACATCCCCAATGCAGTGGACATCTGTAAAGCCAGATCTTCTGAAAGCCTCAGAGGTGACACACCAGAGAAAAAAGGGGACTTTTCACAGAAGAATACAGAGACTATCACTCACGACGGAGAGAAGAaaagag AATCCTCGCCATGCACGGTTACAGGGAAGGCCGCCGCGAGCATAACCAACGCAGAGGAGGCTAGCAGGCTGTTAGCGGAGCGTAGACGCCAGGCACGGGCGCAGAAAGAACTGGAGGACAAAAAACGAGAGCAAGCGGATGAAGAAAG ACTGAAAGAAGAACAGCTGAGGAGGCAACTAACACAAGAGCAACGGCATCAGCAGCAGGAGCCCAAGGACAGGGGGAAGAATGGTGCAGATGCTGATAagacaaaacaagaaggggaCAAACAACAGCAGGATGTGCATGAGAAGGAATTGATGGAG AGAGAAAAGGCCAAAGTTCAAGCACAAGAAGAAGCTGAGCGCCAGCGTCAAGACAGAGAACATCAGGTGcaacaggaagaggaggagaggcaGCTAAGGAAAAAG AGAATCGAGGAGATCATGAAGAGAACGAGGAAAGGGGAAGCTGACGTAAAG GACGAACAGGTGGAGACCAAGTCACCACCAG GGGAAGGAAAAGCTGTTCTAAGTGAAGCTCAGAAATACTTTAAAGAGTATAAAGACCAGGGCAAAAGCCAGGGTGAGAGGAATGGGAAGAAAGATGCTTCAGCGCAGATGGACCAGCATGTTCACAACAGCACTCAACAAGTGATGCCAGCACTCAATGTTCCTGACAAGAAGCTGGACATGGGGGGCATGCTCAAACAGAGGGAGGTGCAGGTGAATAAGCAGccaaaaatgaacatcataaaagcCATACATCCATtcaaaaaagcaccaacaaatGAAACAGATGTCAAGGGTAAGGATGTGAATGGAGTGGTCAGGGATGCAGGAAGTGTCCCAAAGAGAGGTCATGTGACTACAGAGGTAAACACACCGCATGTGGCGTCCTCTGAGAAGAAAACTGAAGTAGCTCCAAAGCCCAGATCACCACCTGTCATACATCTGGAGTCGCTGGAAGTCAAGCGGTCTTGTGACGAGATGCAGCCCATGGACGTCAG CCCAACTTCCAAGGAGGAATTGATTTCCATCACAGAATTCTCACCAGTTAATGAAATCCAACACTGCGGCATAAGTAACACCCGGGCTCTCCAGGACCTGATGGACCTGACAGGCAGCATCACTTGCTCCAAAGTCACCTCTCAAGACAACGTAGGTGACTGTAACAAAAACCTGATCGAGGGGGTTGTCAGCCCCATGACGGACTCTAAGCTCATTGGAACGTCGCCGCCATCCTCAAATCAAGTTAGCATCCATTAG